CTGTCCTTTCAATTACTTCTCTTACCATTGCAAGTGCCACACCTATTGTTGATATTACTTGCGCATTTTTGGCAATCCTGTATTTCATATTCATCATTTCAGCAAGATATAGTACAATTGTTGCACTTCCTCCACCACCACCAACCAGAACTGTTGTACTCTTATCGAGTTTATAATCTTCAATAAGTTTTTCAACTACCTCCAAATCTTTCTTGCATGCTTTTTTTAAAATTTCATTTGCAACTTCTTCTACTGTAATTCCAAGTTTATGTGCAATTGGCTCGAATGCTTTTCTGGCCGATTTACTATTTCCATATGCATAATCATTTTGATTTACATATCCTAATATATTTGCCGCACATGAAACTGTAACTGCAAACATTTTTCCATTTTTACTTTTAATGGCTACATAATTATCTGGATCACTCTCTTTAGGTTTAATATAGACTATTTCCGGTTCTATTATTTCATCAGGATCGGCATACACTGAATACGGAAGACCAGCTATATGTGCACTTCTTGGTCCTACATCCTCTATACCTTTTTCTCCTAATCTTACCATGCTTCCACCAGCTATTCCGACAGTCCTTACATCAAGTGAATTAAGATATGTCTTATGACCACCTATCTCTGCATAATTCACCATTACCTTTCCATTCCTAATAACTGATATATCTGTAGATGTCCCTCCTACTTCAAGAAATATGCCATCGGAAATTTTTTCATACATCAAAGCACCAGCAACACCTGCTGCTGGACCAGACAGCATTGTCAATATAGGCCTTTTTCTCACTTCAGCCACATCCATAACGCCACCATCACAGCGCATAATCATCAAAGGAGCTTTTATTCCAGATTTCTTGACACTTTCTTCAGTCATATTGGCAGTGTCAATCATTTTAGGCAAGATAGATCCATTTATTGCTGCCGTTCTGGTTCTAATTTTTAATCCATATAGCTTTGTAATTTCATGTGTTGCTGTAGCTGGTAACCCTTGGTTTTCTGATATTTCCATTACCTTATTTTCACGTTCAGGATTGTCCACCGAAAATGCCTCTGCTGCTACAATTGCTCCAACATTCTCATGCTTCAACTCTAATATGGAATTTTCTATACTTCTATCAAAATCATCATTTATCTCAATATATTTATTAAATGTCCTCAAAAATTTACCTGGCGCAAGTTCTATATCACCAATATTCGTATCACTTTTTGATTTTATTCCCTCTAGACCTTTGCCAATAGTAACTATTCCAACAGGAACAACATCTCCTTCAAGTAGTGCATTTGTGGCTTGTGTTGTTCCATGAGCAATAAAAAGCACATCTTCCGGTTTAATATTATTATCATTCATTAATTTTTTTAATACCTCTATTATACCTTTTGCAACACCTTCCTTAGCTGCATGGGTCGTTGGGAGTTTTACAGTCCCTATGATTTCGTAAGTATCATTATTTATTGCAACTGCATCTGTAAATGTTCCTCCAACATCTATACCAATTCTTACTTTCAAAGATATCTCCTCCTAAATTTATTGCATAGGGTTAAGCTTTTAGCTTAACCCTATATTAACTAATCCTATTATTAGAAAAACATTATTGAAGCTGTTATAATACCTGCAATAGCTAACGTCCAAATATAAGGTAATAATTTTATAAGTAATTTATTTACATCTACGCCTGCGTAATTGCTTAACCAAACATTTTGCGTATTCGTAGGATCTCCAATTGCTTGTATTCTTTCTGTAGATAACAATGCACCCATAACAGTAACAGGTGGAAGTATCTTTAAGCTTATAATCAGACCAGCTATTCCACTTCCTAAGCCCCATAAATTTAGTGGACCTCTGTATAATGCTAAAGGAGCTAAAATACCAAAAAACAATATATAAGGCAATGGGGATGTCGGAATAATATTTTTTAATACTGATGAAAGTGCTTGAGAAACATAAGGATGCATAACAGAATTTAACAACATGCCTATTCCTATCATTAATAATACTGCTGGTGCAGAATCAGCAATCCCATCATACGCTGTTTTTGTTATAGTATTTAATGCAGATTTAAATGACTTTTGTGTAGTAATGATGCAATAGATTATGCCTACTATAAATGACGTAATTATAGGCCATTTAAATACAAGTACAAATACTATAGGAATAATTGGTGTTAATAGTGCCAAGAAATTAACTTTCTTTTCGGTATCTACTGTATTTTGTGCCCATGCAAATTTTATTCCCGCACGTTTAAATTCAATTACAGCAAAAACAATGGCCATAATAGCTGTATATATCATCAAGATAACCGCAAAATTTTTAATATTATTAAGTGTAACGCCTGTCGCAGTTATATAAAAAGACCAATTAGCCATATTAAGTTCAAGCCCTATTGCCATGCCAAACAAAAACATTGATATTGCTATTATAGGAGCTACACCCACAGACAACAGTATTGGCACAGCGATACTTCCAACCATTATTACAGCACCTAATCCACTTATCGTCGTAAAGAGTAATGCTATTGCGGCAGTTATCAATAAGGTCATAATTAATGGTCTGTCACCGCCTAATTCGGCAGCCGTTTTTACAATAGCTTTTGAAATGCCAGTTTGATTCATTAACTGGCCTAACCATGCACCAAACATGACTGCTACATAGGCAGATGCTAATTTAATAGCGCCACCATCTATAATGTATGCCAAAAGCCCTGTATCAACTTTCGTCTTTGGATCAACCAATGACAATGGAACTCCAGCAATTAAAGCTATTCCAATTGCAAGTATCGGAAGAGCTATTAATGTCGGCAACTTCCTTGAAACCATAAGTCCTGCTATTATTAGAAATAATAACAGTATTAAAATTGCCTGCATAATTATTCCCCCTATAATTTATCGATTTCATTTCTAAATTTTTCTGTCACCTTTTTAACGTCATCCACCTCATTACCTGTCACAATTGCGCCAATCATTATTCCTTTAACTCCAAGATCGTAAAGATATTTAACTTCATCCGGTTCAATAATTCTTTGAGTTGGCACAACTACAGGTTTCTTGATATTTTCTACAAGTCTGCCATATCTCATCAGGTCAGATAAATGAATTTTTTCTTTTCTATCATCAGGCAATACGTCAGCTTCAATTACGTCAATATTAATTTTTTCTAATACTCTTAAATGCAATATATCATAAGTTTCATCAACTGCTACCATCTTATTAAGATTTGTATCCAGCATATATATTGGCAGATAATGTGCAAACATCGATAAAAAGCTAAACTTTAACTCTTCTGCCAATCTAATTTCTTCCCTGCCGGCACATTTTTCTGCACCTGGGACAAGTCCAACTGGTACATTAAAACTATTTACTATCTCTTTAAACACCTCCTTTTGTTCATAAATGCTACCAAAATCATTGCCACTTGCCTGATGATGCACATTAGCATGGACTTTTAAAGCATTCGCACCCCCTTTCACAGCAGCCTCAGCAAATTCAACAGTATTTTTGGGAAGACTAACTATAAGCGTCATCTTATTTGATTTTAGAATATCAGCAAAAGTCATTGTACTGCCTCCTTAATAAATTATTTTATTTAAAGTTAATTTTGCTGCAGCTTTTAATATATCTTCATCATTTACAAAAGATTGTTTAATAATTACGTCATTGAAAGATTTTTGTAAACTGTCTACAACGTTAAACATTTTCGAGATTTTCCCATCAAATACAAACAGTTTTATATTCAGCAAATTCTTTAAGTTTAAAATTGCAACTTTTAAAGCATCAATAACATCATTTGTAATTTTATTAATAGTATCATTCTCAAAAAACTTATAAACACTGTTAATACTTAAAAATTCCTTATCATTTATATGGTTTCTTTCCAATGCAACAATTTTTCTTATTAAAGCTTTTACTGTTACAAGAGTATTTAAGCATCCTTTATGTCCTTCTGGACATTCAGGACCATTTCTATCTATTATCATATGTCCAATATTAATATCATTATTTACCCTGCCATCTCTAAGTATCACTGAGGACCTTACTTCATCGTTCAAATCAATATAAGCAAGATTTTCATTTGTTCCAAATGCTAAATATTCAGCCATCGATTTTAAATCAATTTCATTTTCTACTACAACCGGTATATCCAATTCATACGATAAAGCTTGAGACAATGTCATATAATCCGAAGATATAGATGTAGATAATACTCCTCTAAAATTAAGTTCTTTTAAATCATCATTTAAACATATACCTAATCCATAAATTTTTTTGTTTTCTTTGTTTAAATTAAATTCAATATCATTAACAAAATTTACTATAATCTTTTGTAAAAAAGGCAAATCATAATAATTAAACTCAATCTTTTTTTCGTCTCTTTTATTAAGATTAAAGTCAAATAATATACAAGCCAAATTATCCCTGAATATTTTAAACGTGGCAATATATCCATTGTCAGAATTCAGTTCTAACATTATTGGTCTTCTTCCACCATTTGATGGTCCAATACCTGATTCCTTTATTATCTTTTCATTTAATAATTCTTCGACTAAATCCGAAATAGCAGTCATGCTCAACCTAGTATATTGAGAAAGTTCAGTTCTTGATAAAGGTCCATTATTTATTAAAATCTTTATAACTCTTTTTTTATTTTTATCTTTTAATTCTTTTAAATTATTTCTATGTCTCAATATATCACCTATCTTTCTAAGAAGTTCGTAATAATTATATATACTTTATCATACTTTATTATTATCTTAATATTATTAATTCTACATAAAATTGAAAAATCCTTCTAAAAAATTTTATTTTTTTAAAATTGATTCAAGTGTTATAAGAAGCATTTTAGAAATAACAAGTGTTTTTGGGCTTTAATTTAAAAGAAATTGGACATTTTATACTATACCTTACTAAGGCTACTACACAAAAAAAGTGTAGAAGCCTTCTAAAAAACTTCTCAGAAAGATGGTGTGAATATAGTTTGTACAAAAAAATTAGAAAAATACGGTTTTATTTATCGCAAAAGCCTTTTTAAAAACTTTATTAATATAAATAAAATTACAATTAGCAATAGCAATGCTAATGAATATTTTTTTATTAAGTCAACAGCTATTTGCCATTTTTCACCGAGTAATAAACCTAAGCCTATGAATGTAATACACCACAAAATTGATCCAACAAAATTTAATAAAGCATAGTTTTTGACTTTGATCATGTAAATGCCGCTTAAATAAGGTATAATGTGCCTTATGCCGGGAACAAATTTACTGAAAATAATCAAAACCTTTTGATGTTTATCAAAAGAAATTTTTGTCTTATGGATTTTTTCTTTTGTAATGTGAATTGGCTTTCCAAACTTAAGCACAACTTCTTCACCATATTTGAACGCTATAAACCACGCTATCATAGACCCTGTGAAAGTACCTGCTGTTGCGAATAATATTGAGCAAATTATTGCTAAGATAGAACTTTTTAGTTCTAAAAAGCCCATGAAAGCCATTACTGTTTCTCCAGGCACAAATGGCATTCCTAAATATTCGGCAGCAAGGCTTAAAAAAAGAATTGGATTCCCGTATTGCTTTAAGAGCGTAAATATAAAATTCTTAGGCAATTTTTCCCTCCATAAAGAATGTTATGAGATTGTAAAAATATCTATTTTATCTTATTTTACCGCAATCTAAATTATAATATTTATCACTTTGATGGGCTAAACAAAAGATTACTCTTATAGCATAAACCAAATCACTCTAAAAATCAATTGTGAACCTATTCCATCCTATAGAAGATGGAACTTGCTACCATATATAGGACTAGAGATTTCTGTGAAGCCTTCGTTAAAAATACTTTATTGGGCAATTAACAAAAAATTGATGTCTTCTATAAAAATTTTAACAGTTTTACCGATAAAAAAATAAAAAGATTGGAGGTGAAAATATGGCAAGCTATCTTGATACAAGTTATATGTATATGATGTATCCTTATTACAGCGACTACAGCTATCTTTTTAATACGAGCAATCCATTGACTTCACTATCAAATATTTCTTCTGACAATATATCTCAAATCGCACAGCAAGCATTGTACACAGATATGGAGAACCAACAGTTGCCAATGCAATCGATAAATGCCCTTGTCATGCTGAATAGTTACGCAAATAATTTAAATGAAACGGCGTCACAGTTGCAACTTACATCGCCTGATAATGTTTTTAACCAGATGGTCGCTACATCCAGTGATCCAAATTCCATAAGTGTATCAGCTCAACCAGGTGCAACTGCTTCTACCTATAGTGTTACTGTAAATCAGCTTGCCATGGCACAACAGAACAATGGGACAAGTTTGTCAAGCAATAGTGTTACAAGCCTTACACCTGGAACATACAGCTTTACAGCACAAGTAGGTGGGCAACAATATAATATATCTTTCAATGTCAATCAAGGAGACACTGATCAAACTGTCTTAGATAATATGGCTCAAGCAATTAACTCTGCAAATATAGGGATTACAGCCATTGTAAATAACAATCCATATCTTGGTACAAGTCAGTTAGAAATAAATGCAAATAATACTGGAACAAATAATGCATTCACGTTGACAGATGTCAGCGGCAATGCAGTTTCATATACTGGCGCAAATACAGTAACAGTAGAAGCAACAAACGCAAATTATACTATTAATGGAGTAAGTGGTACATCTCAAACAAACACTGTCAATGTTGACAATAACAACTTAACCATGACATTTAATAAGACTGTAAGCAATGCTACAGTGACAGTGGCGCCTGATACGCAATCCATAAGCGACAGCATAAATAATTTTGTCAATGACTACAACGAGATGTTAACATATGTGAATCAGAACCAGCAATATATCAGCCCTCTTGTTGCTTCAGAGCTTACTCAAAGTTATGAATATCAGGCATCAAATTTACAAGCCATTGGAATTACTCAAAATCCAGACATGACTCTTTCGATAGACCAAAATACTTTAAATAATGCAATACAGAACAATTTTAGCACTGTACAAGCAGCCTTTGCTGGATTTGATGGATTGGCTGTAAATGTAGGTCAATTTGCTGGGCAAATAGCTGAGAGTCCTCTTACAGACTATGCAAATGAAACGATGTCTTTGGTCAATAACAATATGGGAATTTATGATTCAACTGGAATGCTTGATGCGTCATTAATTCAAACAATGCTGATGCCATCTGGTCAATTTATAAATTCATTAATTTAACAATAAATTTAAGAAATTTCCCACCTCTAAAAGATGGGAAATTTCTTATATAGCATAAAGATTTAACGATTTAAATGAAAATTTCGTATATACCCAAAAAAACAATTAAAATACCTGAAACTAATGGTGCATAACTGCCAAATGCTTTGGCTAAGTAAGTATTGCCTATGGTAAAACCCAAAAGAATGGATAATAAACTGAAAATAATTGTTAATAATGTAGTAAAATATATGTTAAGTCCTGTAATGCTTGCTCCAATTCCTAAACCTAAATTGTTTATTGTTAAACCCAAAGCAAGAATAATAGATTCTTTCATATCTATATATTTTAAATTATCCTTTCCTTCTATTTTTGAATTAATCAGGATTTCGTAATTATTCTTAAAATCAAAAGTATCTGTTTTCCGTTTCTTATAATAGTCTAAAATAAACCATAAGCCTAACATAATAAGTATAAGACTGCCAGCAATATTTGATATGTTTGATGGTAAAAATCTATTTATAAAGAAACCTATAGACATCGATAAAAATGTACCAATGCCAGATACTAAAGCAATTAGAAGATTACTTAATATTCCGATCCTTATTTTTTTAATCCCATATGCTATGGCCACAGTAAAGTTATCAATATTTGCTGATATTGAAAATAATAAACTTGATATAACATGCATAACAACCCCCCTATTTTAATATGTCTTTATATTATATTCTTCATTTGAGAATTATGTTATCTGAAGCTTATTAAAAATTTGTCGCTTGCAACTTAAGGAAAATTTTCTTAAGTGTACAATAATATCAAAAAACTATACAGACAAAAAGCAAAAATTGTATTAGTATTACAAAAAAGCGCTTAATGAAATCGCTGCTGAAAAAGTAGATGCAGCATTTTTAATTATGTTTACTGATCAATGTATAGAAGCACGGTTGAAGTCTGTTCCAGAGTATATAGATGAATATGCCGAAAATACAGTTATGATTAAAATAACTGGAGTAATTAGAAATAGAGGGTTTGGATATGCCGCTTAAGCAGCTTAAAACTCGCCTAAAGTAAAATTATCATTCTTTTGATTTTCTTTTATGTCTTGATTTTGTATATACTCTATTATCACTTCATCTGTTACATTGCCACTACTTGCTGCAAAATATCCTCCCGCCCACAAATGTTGTCCCCAAAATTGTTTTTTAAGCTCCTTATTTTCCATCAACAGCTTCCTTGAACTGTATCCTTTTATATATTGCACCAACTTACTTACTGACAAATGTGGTGGTACCGACACTAGTATATGTATATAATCTTTTGACACATGTCCTGATAATATTTCTACTTCATTATTTTTGCATACTATTCTTATTAGTTCTCTTGTTCTTTCTGCTATTTTCCCAACCAATACCGGTTTTCTATATTTTGTTATCCATACTATATGATATTTTAGGTCATATGTAGCATGCGACGACTTTCTATAATTTTGCATATTTATCACCTCTAGTTTTATTTTTTACTAGAAGTGATTATTTATTTTGTTGACCTAAAGATTTCAGCTTAAGCTGATAGATTTAACCCTATTATATAGACATTAAAACATGCTGCTCTACTATGGTCTAAAATATTAACCTTAAATCAAAATTGAATTTGCCTCCCGGCAGGAAATAAAAACAGAGCCTGCGAATTAGAGGTCAAGAGGCTTGTGAGGGATACTGGACGAAGGAGGATATGCTCACACGGCGAATGCGAACCTCTTGACCGTAAACCAAGCAGGCGTATAATCTAAAAAGCGAGAGGTAAATTAAAAGAGTACTCGCAAGAGTACTTTCCGTAATAAAGACCATAAAAATATACAGAAAAAAAAATAAAAGCACTTCTACAAAATAAGCAGAGGTGCTCATTTAGCCGGATTTTTGATTTAAACGGAGCAAAACGTTCAACTGAATATCTACGAGAGGATATACAAGGTATATACCATTAAGGAAAGTAATGGACGTGGGGCGTGACCGATTATATCGCCCCACCTTGGAGTTGAACGGAGTCTACGAATCAAAGCATAAGGAGAAGACCTTGCATATACCCTGAAAATAAAGCCCCCGAATTTATTCTGGCGAGGATGTCACTGGAATAAAAATTTACAAATTTTCAATAATTTATATTGACAATATGGTAAATTCATTTTATTATAATAGTAACCTATTTTAGTTTTTGTTTATATGTAGGTAGTATCAAATTATTTGAGTTATAAAAATTTTTGTTTTTGTTTACAGAGGAAAATAGGTAGAACCAATATTGGGAGGTAAGAAAAATGCAGATTGGCGACAAAAAAAGTTTAATGATAACGGGAACTGCAAAAAAAGAACAAAATATTCTCCTTGATGAAATTAATTATTCATTAACAAAATTCATTTACGAAACTCTTGCAAGCAATTCGCCGGAGTTTTCGCGGGAACTTCATGAAGTTGGTTTTAAAAAAAGCAAAAAAAGTTTTAAAGGAGTATGTTTTTCCCGCCCGTATTTTTCTGATTTTACCTTAAAAGAAAATGGTACTATCTCAGTTGGTAAGTTTGTAACGATTAAAGTAAGGTCACTTGTTAAAGGATTTTTGGATAATTTTATTCTTGGTTTATATAAAAATGAAAAAATAAAAATTAGCAAAGCGGAATTTAGTTTTGAAGAAATAAAAATTTTACCGGAACTGCGATTTAAAACCGAAGAAATGTTTTATCTTGATACCCCGTTAGTTTTAAGTGTTAAAGACCATTCAACCGGAAAAGCAAAATACCTGCGCTATCTTGATGATCGAGAGAAATTCAAAGAAGCATTAAAACAAAATTTAAAGGAAAAGTACAGTACCTTTTATGGGAATGAAATTGATTTAAATGATTTTGATTTTAGTTTTGATGAAAGTTATATGGCTACTGCCGCAAAACATTCAAAACTTATTACCTACTGTGATCAGCGGATTTACGGAGAATTAGCTCCATTTACAATCAAAGCTCCAATTGAAGTTATGGAAATGATC
The nucleotide sequence above comes from Thermoanaerobacterium sp. PSU-2. Encoded proteins:
- a CDS encoding hydantoinase/oxoprolinase family protein, whose protein sequence is MKVRIGIDVGGTFTDAVAINNDTYEIIGTVKLPTTHAAKEGVAKGIIEVLKKLMNDNNIKPEDVLFIAHGTTQATNALLEGDVVPVGIVTIGKGLEGIKSKSDTNIGDIELAPGKFLRTFNKYIEINDDFDRSIENSILELKHENVGAIVAAEAFSVDNPERENKVMEISENQGLPATATHEITKLYGLKIRTRTAAINGSILPKMIDTANMTEESVKKSGIKAPLMIMRCDGGVMDVAEVRKRPILTMLSGPAAGVAGALMYEKISDGIFLEVGGTSTDISVIRNGKVMVNYAEIGGHKTYLNSLDVRTVGIAGGSMVRLGEKGIEDVGPRSAHIAGLPYSVYADPDEIIEPEIVYIKPKESDPDNYVAIKSKNGKMFAVTVSCAANILGYVNQNDYAYGNSKSARKAFEPIAHKLGITVEEVANEILKKACKKDLEVVEKLIEDYKLDKSTTVLVGGGGGSATIVLYLAEMMNMKYRIAKNAQVISTIGVALAMVREVIERTVQNPTENDIISIRSEAKEAVIKAGALENTVEVFIEVDSQRNILRAIATGATELRSKDMMKKELNEKEIIKIAADSMNINEKDTKIMLKVGEMYVIMGLKKQKSLFGLITKTIEFIRVVDSEGVIKLSKNNGKIFRTTISQFDENLNKVLDENIFYGDGGAEIPDCFIVLSNRLVDLSGMVDKNQIMSLAKIELNGHREDEEIAIIICKR
- a CDS encoding C4-dicarboxylate ABC transporter yields the protein MQAILILLLFLIIAGLMVSRKLPTLIALPILAIGIALIAGVPLSLVDPKTKVDTGLLAYIIDGGAIKLASAYVAVMFGAWLGQLMNQTGISKAIVKTAAELGGDRPLIMTLLITAAIALLFTTISGLGAVIMVGSIAVPILLSVGVAPIIAISMFLFGMAIGLELNMANWSFYITATGVTLNNIKNFAVILMIYTAIMAIVFAVIEFKRAGIKFAWAQNTVDTEKKVNFLALLTPIIPIVFVLVFKWPIITSFIVGIIYCIITTQKSFKSALNTITKTAYDGIADSAPAVLLMIGIGMLLNSVMHPYVSQALSSVLKNIIPTSPLPYILFFGILAPLALYRGPLNLWGLGSGIAGLIISLKILPPVTVMGALLSTERIQAIGDPTNTQNVWLSNYAGVDVNKLLIKLLPYIWTLAIAGIITASIMFF
- a CDS encoding ROK family protein; translated protein: MRHRNNLKELKDKNKKRVIKILINNGPLSRTELSQYTRLSMTAISDLVEELLNEKIIKESGIGPSNGGRRPIMLELNSDNGYIATFKIFRDNLACILFDFNLNKRDEKKIEFNYYDLPFLQKIIVNFVNDIEFNLNKENKKIYGLGICLNDDLKELNFRGVLSTSISSDYMTLSQALSYELDIPVVVENEIDLKSMAEYLAFGTNENLAYIDLNDEVRSSVILRDGRVNNDINIGHMIIDRNGPECPEGHKGCLNTLVTVKALIRKIVALERNHINDKEFLSINSVYKFFENDTINKITNDVIDALKVAILNLKNLLNIKLFVFDGKISKMFNVVDSLQKSFNDVIIKQSFVNDEDILKAAAKLTLNKIIY
- a CDS encoding DedA family protein, translating into MPKNFIFTLLKQYGNPILFLSLAAEYLGMPFVPGETVMAFMGFLELKSSILAIICSILFATAGTFTGSMIAWFIAFKYGEEVVLKFGKPIHITKEKIHKTKISFDKHQKVLIIFSKFVPGIRHIIPYLSGIYMIKVKNYALLNFVGSILWCITFIGLGLLLGEKWQIAVDLIKKYSLALLLLIVILFILIKFLKRLLR
- the fliD gene encoding flagellar filament capping protein FliD: MASYLDTSYMYMMYPYYSDYSYLFNTSNPLTSLSNISSDNISQIAQQALYTDMENQQLPMQSINALVMLNSYANNLNETASQLQLTSPDNVFNQMVATSSDPNSISVSAQPGATASTYSVTVNQLAMAQQNNGTSLSSNSVTSLTPGTYSFTAQVGGQQYNISFNVNQGDTDQTVLDNMAQAINSANIGITAIVNNNPYLGTSQLEINANNTGTNNAFTLTDVSGNAVSYTGANTVTVEATNANYTINGVSGTSQTNTVNVDNNNLTMTFNKTVSNATVTVAPDTQSISDSINNFVNDYNEMLTYVNQNQQYISPLVASELTQSYEYQASNLQAIGITQNPDMTLSIDQNTLNNAIQNNFSTVQAAFAGFDGLAVNVGQFAGQIAESPLTDYANETMSLVNNNMGIYDSTGMLDASLIQTMLMPSGQFINSLI
- the ytaF gene encoding sporulation membrane protein YtaF; this encodes MHVISSLLFSISANIDNFTVAIAYGIKKIRIGILSNLLIALVSGIGTFLSMSIGFFINRFLPSNISNIAGSLILIMLGLWFILDYYKKRKTDTFDFKNNYEILINSKIEGKDNLKYIDMKESIILALGLTINNLGLGIGASITGLNIYFTTLLTIIFSLLSILLGFTIGNTYLAKAFGSYAPLVSGILIVFLGIYEIFI
- the tnpA gene encoding IS200/IS605 family transposase gives rise to the protein MQNYRKSSHATYDLKYHIVWITKYRKPVLVGKIAERTRELIRIVCKNNEVEILSGHVSKDYIHILVSVPPHLSVSKLVQYIKGYSSRKLLMENKELKKQFWGQHLWAGGYFAASSGNVTDEVIIEYIQNQDIKENQKNDNFTLGEF
- the cas6 gene encoding CRISPR-associated endoribonuclease Cas6, which produces MQIGDKKSLMITGTAKKEQNILLDEINYSLTKFIYETLASNSPEFSRELHEVGFKKSKKSFKGVCFSRPYFSDFTLKENGTISVGKFVTIKVRSLVKGFLDNFILGLYKNEKIKISKAEFSFEEIKILPELRFKTEEMFYLDTPLVLSVKDHSTGKAKYLRYLDDREKFKEALKQNLKEKYSTFYGNEIDLNDFDFSFDESYMATAAKHSKLITYCDQRIYGELAPFTIKAPIEVMEMIYYSGIGEKNMMGFGFISKKLKIKGGKV